Genomic DNA from Bacteroidales bacterium:
TGCCAGCGTTGTGCTAAAGGATTTGGCAAGCAATGAAACTATCAATGTAAGAACTAATTCATACGGAGAAGTGCTTTTGCCTCTTGATCATAAAAGCATTGGCGATAGTTTACGTTATCAACTTAATTTAAGTAAAGAAGGTTATGTCTCCAAAAAAGTTACTCATAAAAGCATCCTAACTATAGGAGAAAACCTGATTAAGGCAGTTATCGGAAAAATTGAAATGGGCGTTGATTTAGCAAAGGTTATAGAAATTAATCCGATATTTTTCGATTTCGATAAATACAATATCAGACAGGATGCGGCTGTAGATCTGGATAAAATTGTTAAAATTATGAATGAATATCCGAATATGGTAATCGAGTGCGGCTCTCACACCGATTGCCGCGGAAGCGTAGCATACAATAATGTCCTTTCCGATAACAGGGCCAAATCATCCGTAGAATACATTAAAAAACGCATTGTCAACACGGAACGTGTCAGTGGTAAGGGGTACGGAGAAAGCAAACATGTAAACCGCTGTAAATGCGAAGACTCTTATGTTGTAACTTGTACAGAAGACGAACACCAAATGAACAGGCGAACCGAGTTCCGGGTTGTCGGCTTTTTAGAAGGGAAAGATACTATCAGCAATATTGCCAAGAATGTTAAGGTTATCTACAATTTCCCCAAGTTAAGCAGAAGCTATACAACGCCTCAATATATAACATTTGAAAGTAACGAGACCAATAATGAGGAAGCAAATTTGAATAAAGAAGAAGTGATTTATCGTATTCAATTATGTGCCATCACCACAAAGCTACCCTTCGACAATCCGCTGTTCAGGGGTTTAGAAAACCTGAGTGTATACAAGAACAAAGGGTTATATAAATACACCTGGGGTGCAACCAATAGTTTAGGCGAAGCTGAAGTTTTGAAAAAACAAATGCAGAAAAAAGGATTTAACGATGCATTTATTGTTCCGTTTTATAAGAACAAACGTATCCCCATGGATGAAGCACTTCAAATGGGGTCGAAATAATTTGCTTTAAAACGCCGGGGTTCTATTTATTTTATTGCCCTTGAAAGTGTTTTAAAAAATTGTTCTTCCCTATCGGCCTGTTTGCTAATCAATGAGCCAAGTTCTTTTAGTTTTTCTTCGGCAAAATCGCGGTTGCGGCCGAGGCGGGCAGCAAACAAAGAAATTTCGCGCCAGTAGTCGCCGATTCCCATCATTTGTTTTGAAAGATCAGTGATATCCGGATTATTGAGCACTTCGGCTGCCTGTTTGAGGAAAGTGGCATACATAAAACGAAATCCTGCTCCCCCCGTGCCCTGGTCTTCCAACAGGACATTTATTTTAGACAACTGATGCGAGAGATCTTCGTTATCAATGGCAAATTTTGGCCATTCGGTGATATGCCTGGCAAACTTCCTGATACCTTTCACCCCAAGGAAAGGAATAGGTATCTTCAGCATATAAAAGCATGCTTTTTTAATACCGTTTTTCACTGCTTTAGGAAAATCAAAATCTTGGGGAATAAAAACCGGGTAAAACAAAAAACCATTGGGCGCCATACTGCCCCCGGCAAAGCGGCCTTTGGTCAGTGATTCTTCCGATAGCTCCACGATACGCGGATGGTAGCAATCACTGATAAGATAATTGTTTTCATTTTTGCCTACCACATTGATGAAATGAACATTGATATGCACCCTTAAATATTGCGGAAGGTACTCCATAAAAAAGAAATCCACCTGTGTGGCCACTGGTAGGCCTTTTTCAAGCACCCTGTCGAGCCCAGCCTGCGCCTGCTCCGGGGTTTTGAAACTTTCGGTATGGAATTTTACACCCAGTTGTTTGCTGATGTTTTTGCGTATCTGCCCTGGCTTATTTCTAACGATAAATGTCGGGAAAGCAAACCTGGAGTTATTAAAATACCCAAAAAAAATACCGCTGCCAATGCCGAAAACCATAGATTCGCTGATATCCATGCCGTGATATGATAACTGCGAACTCAGGGTGCCTGTTTCACAATGTGCCGACATGCGGTGTTCAAAAGGAATGTTTATGTTCATTTGTTTTTCTCCTCTGTTTTAGTTATCACGACCCATGGGTTTTGCACCTTATGCTGGGCCACACGGAAAGCATCTTTTATATTTTCTTCTTCATGATAAAAATGATAATTAGGGTTTAATCCCGTTGAGGTTTCAATCACCTGAAAAAAATTTGCCAAAGGAATATTAAATGCTTTTGCATATTTCCCCAGGTCCCCTACTCTGGCTTTTTTAAATCCTGATGGTTTCAGGTGGCATCTGACTTTTACCTTGCAAATCTTTGCTCTCCCAGCAAGTTCTGCCACCGTCATCTCTCCAAGCACCATGTAGTAATACACAGGAGTTATTTCTCC
This window encodes:
- a CDS encoding OmpA family protein, with translation ASVVLKDLASNETINVRTNSYGEVLLPLDHKSIGDSLRYQLNLSKEGYVSKKVTHKSILTIGENLIKAVIGKIEMGVDLAKVIEINPIFFDFDKYNIRQDAAVDLDKIVKIMNEYPNMVIECGSHTDCRGSVAYNNVLSDNRAKSSVEYIKKRIVNTERVSGKGYGESKHVNRCKCEDSYVVTCTEDEHQMNRRTEFRVVGFLEGKDTISNIAKNVKVIYNFPKLSRSYTTPQYITFESNETNNEEANLNKEEVIYRIQLCAITTKLPFDNPLFRGLENLSVYKNKGLYKYTWGATNSLGEAEVLKKQMQKKGFNDAFIVPFYKNKRIPMDEALQMGSK
- a CDS encoding BtrH N-terminal domain-containing protein, with the protein product MNINIPFEHRMSAHCETGTLSSQLSYHGMDISESMVFGIGSGIFFGYFNNSRFAFPTFIVRNKPGQIRKNISKQLGVKFHTESFKTPEQAQAGLDRVLEKGLPVATQVDFFFMEYLPQYLRVHINVHFINVVGKNENNYLISDCYHPRIVELSEESLTKGRFAGGSMAPNGFLFYPVFIPQDFDFPKAVKNGIKKACFYMLKIPIPFLGVKGIRKFARHITEWPKFAIDNEDLSHQLSKINVLLEDQGTGGAGFRFMYATFLKQAAEVLNNPDITDLSKQMMGIGDYWREISLFAARLGRNRDFAEEKLKELGSLISKQADREEQFFKTLSRAIK